ATTGCAACAGAAAGATCATTGGGGCACGCTGGTTCGTAAAAGGATTTCAGGATCAAATACATTTCAACAAAACTGAAAGCAGGGAATTCATGTCGCCGCGGGATGGAGATGGCCATGGCACTCATACAGCTTCTACAGCAGCTGGTAATTTCGTTGCAAAAGCAAGCTATAAAGGACTAGCTACAGGTTTAGCAAGAGGAGGAGCACCTCTTGCTCACTTAGCCATTTATAAGGTTTGTTGGAACATTGAAGATGGAGGATGCACCGACGCAGATATTCTGAAAGCATTTGACAAAGCCATACATGATGGAGTAGATATCCTATCTCTGTCAGTTGGCAATGACATTCCTTTGTTCTCATATGTCGATATGCGTAATTCAATTGCAATTGGCTCCTTTCATGCAACTTCAAAGGGAATCACAGTAGTCTGTTCAGCAGGAAATGATGGCCCTATCTCACAGACAGTTGCGAATACAGCACCTTGGCTCACCACTGTTGCAGCCTCTACAATTGACAGGGCCTTTCCAACAGCTATTACACTTGGAAACAACAAAACCCTCAGGGTAAGGTTATAATGTTGAAACAAATCAGAATAATATAGACCGTGCTAAGTTTCTTTTTGGCTTGTTGAATTCAGGGTCAATCTATTACTATAGGTAAGCATAATCACAGATTTGCGGGCCTTACATACTCTGAGCGCATAGCTTTGGATCCAATGGTTCCGAGGTAAGATCACTCCTTTTCTGTTCTTTGAAGAGCTATTATTTTCTTCGTACATCCTGTGAGCTTTAACGTTCCATATCTTCAGCCAGGATTGCCAGCCTGGAAGTCTAAATCCAACATTAGCAGCAGGAAAAATCGTACTTTGTCTCTCAAAATCAGATACACAGGATATGTTTTCTGCTTCAGGATCTGTGTTTCAAGCAGGAGGCGTTGGACTCATTTATGCGCAATTTCACAAAGATGGGATTGAGTTATGCGAGTGGATTCCATGCGTCAAAGTAGATTATGAAGTAGGGACACAGATACTTTCCTACATTAGACAAGCTAGGTAAGGAATGTGAAGACGTCAAGGcacacacacgcacacgcaCACGAAGCTTGGTTATACGAAAATATATGACGTTCCTTTAACATCGTATGAAGGTCTCCAACTGCAAAGCTGAGTTTTCCAAAGACTGTTGTTGGCAAAAGGGTATCTCCTCGACTTGCTTCATTCTCCTCTCGAGGACCAAGTTCAATTACTCCAGAAGTTCTAAaggtatataaaataaactaaattcgtatccaataaaaaatagtcCTGAAACAGAATTACTAATAGCCAAATATATCAAATCTTGAAAATAGGCAATGTTTAGTGTTCGCTTTTCATTTCAAAGTGTATAATGTCATCATTAATGTCTGATTCATGATGGTAGCCTGACATAGCCGCACCGGGTGTGGACATCTTAGCTGCATATACACCAGCCACCAAAGACCAAGGTGACTCGTATGAATTCCTATCAGGAACATCAATGGCTTGTCCCCATGTATCAGGAATTGTAGCTCTCATTAAATCCTTACATCCTAATTGGTCTCCCGCAGCCATAAGATCAGCTCTTGTCACAACTGGTCAGTAAAATTCAAACCTCAATTATTTAATGCATTTTACAGGTTAATCGCAAAAGTCTGACTAAATGAAACAAACTGCAGCTTCCCAAACTGGAACAGATGGAATGAAAATCTTTGAGGAGGGCTCAACAAGAAAGGAAGCAGACCCATTCGACATGGGTGGGGGACATGTCAATCCTGAAAAAGCAGCGTATCCAGGCCTTGTTTATGACACCACCACAGAGGAATATATTCAATACCTTTGCTCCATAGGCTACAGTAGTTCATCTATTACCAGGTTAACCAATGCCAAAATCAATTGCATGAAAAAGACCAATACTAGACTTAACCTCAATCTCCCTTCAATCACCATTCCAAACCTGAAAACAAAAGTAACAGTGACAAGAAGAGTGACAAATGTGGGAAATGTTAATTCAGTGTACAAAGCTATAGTTCAGGCTCCAATTGGCATAAGCTTGGCAGTAGAGCCTCAAACTTTAAGTTTCAACAGGATCAACAAAATTCTGTCCTTCAGAGTTACCTTCTTGTCGAGTCAGAAAGTTCAGGGAGAATATAGATTTGGGAGCCTAACATGGACTGATGGTGAGCATTTTGTTAGGAGTCCAATATCTGTACGGGCTACGGAGACATCAGATTATTGATTCATGTGATGCTATGAGTTgagttaattgtttttaaaataaaattaaattaaatgttgccaatatgttaattttttctagtgcaaaagaaaaattaaattatgcgatgattaatataatatgatataattCGGTTGACTTTGCATGTTTGAAAGCAATCAAGACAACttgtaaaaacataatttgactaataaaaaaatttaacatgacatctttttttaaaacataacaacGTATTTGATTAAGTTGGATTAACCaaagttaacatgttaaattcaCGACTTAggttatgagactatgatagctctataaaaaacaaaccaaaacaaattataaagcttaattctcaatcaatcaaatattgaagaataaaattaaaaaaaataatcaattaaaaaaagacctaaaaaagTAAACcgagttaacctgttaaacatGCAACCCGAGTCATAAGACcaaaataacttcataaaagcAAATCGAAACAAATTAAGAAGTCTAATTCTTAATCAGTGCAATGTAGaattatgagattaaaaaaatcaattaaaaaatgactcaagttaatccatcaaactcaTTACTCGGGTACTGAGACGAACATAactttataggaaaaaaaaataacttgatttaacCCGCAAAATCCATGACTCTAATAAATGAGAATGAGAGTTCAATTCAAAGCAAATCATGAAGCTTAATTCCCATTAAAACAcgatattaaatgatgaaatttaaaaaaaaatcaattaaaaaaattaagtcaactAAATTAACTCACTAAACTCTCGACCTACATCATGAGACGTGGACAgcctgataaaaaacaaattcagtgTTAAAGGACCCGTGACTCAGGTCATGACGCCAAGATAACctcttagaaagaaaataaaaaaaacaactcgatTTAACTATGATTAAAATGTCAAAACTCACACCCTGGAGATAATGAGACTAAGATATTtctataaaaacacaaatcaaaatatattaggaATTTCAATTCCcaatcgacaaaaaaaaaaatcaattaggaaaaacaaataaacaaccCGAGTCCActcaggttaactcgttaaacatTATTCTCAGTTCATGAGACTAGAAAACAtaattgaagcaaataaaataaattacgaaGTCTAATTTCtaaataactcaattttaaaggatgaaattggacaaaaaaaagttaattaccAAACAAAACTCAAGCCAACTAGGTTAACACAACAAACTCACAATTCATGTCATGAGAGTGcgataacctaataaaatacaaatataatattaaaagataaaattttaaaaataattgaaaagaagtcaaaggagaaaaaaaacacttaagcaAACAATATCATGGGTTTGCTAGATATATTCATGCATAAAAtgtcttcaaaaaaataattttgaatccaTATTGCATGAACATGTAATATGTTTTAACTTTGATAGTTTTTTAGATTTGGTACCTCATCCatgatttgatgttttgatgttttttttatagttgtttttttcaaacatatttgTGTATGATATTCTgacatgtttgaataaaaaaagtatgtttTAGACATCAAAAATGTCATTTCTAGGCCTTGAAAGTGGCTACCTTTGCTGAGTTTCTAGCTAGGATTATAACCAATGTTCTTTGTATTCCTGGGAAGAACATTATCTTAGCCCCATGATTTTAACCATGTTTGGTCCGTTTCTTTGCACAGACACCTTCGTTATGCTTGATTAGTAGATAATCTAGtatttatttgcatcaataacatgtttttgatggtttttaatcaTAAGATTTTGGTTTAGAACTAAaacttattttgataaaatcatgttgattCTTTGATAATTGAAATGAATGGATGCTAGGTTGGGTTTCCGTGTTCTTCATATTATTggtgttcattttttttatatgtttgatccattttgttcaagaatttttgagattttgtgttttttgggtgtttaatttgttttttggctttggttttgttttttggttgttACGGgtcaaatcaagattttttatttgatttatggtTGAACTAAAAATTTTAGGTTAACTTAATATGGTCAAATTAGGTCAAAGGTTTAACACCCTATTTGGTTtctcatgtttttattaaagggttttttttggttaaagagTGTATTTGGAAAACACCCCTTAGAccttttatttcaagaaaaaataggattttgccaaacaaagttttaaaaaataaaataaaataaattatttttttcttgcatatgtCCAAAAATCATAAGATTATTTAAGcatctttttaaagaaaaatttaaaatacattggcatgtttttcaaaaaatttgcaTAGATTTGACAACATGTTTATAAAATTCCAAAGGATTTTGgcctatatttaaaaattatttttggcaagaaaatatttccactattaatataataactagggataatatttatattattcacttttaatatataaataaaaaacctaaaaagagttaatatccaaaatattattaggagtaataattttatttctcactttaatataaggattaaaaaaattatgaggtcatattcaaaatattattgtgaATAATATAActtattcacttttaatataaggataaaatccATAAGGAGTTTCATCTGAAATTTTATTTGGAATGACACGGTAGCAAAAATTCTAGTTTTATCCCGATAAAAGCCTCATTGataattaaagatttttcaCCTTATCAAACCAAGGTCTTGACATAGAAAACCAGAGTTGTTCATTGTAGCAAATCTGTTATAGTAGGATGGTAGAAAAAGACATTATAAAACcataacaaacaacaaaaaccaCCTCAGGTAAGGCATAATAtgggtgttaatacctttacTTTATGCAATCAATCCTCTTACCACGactctaagaccagttagggttcctagtaactaAAATACTAAGTAAcgactttctttcttttttttactgataaaaaataagaatttcttatctttttcacCCACATCACCACTGATAATCCTAATTAGAGAGGATGATCATCGCGATGTCGCACATGTACGATAAAATGGTTGTGTGTCACCCCTTAAAGGGCAATGAAGATTTTCATTATAGAGTTTaggcaaaaatcaaaattcttgtTCATCATGCAAGAGTTGTGACTATGTGTCACCCCTTAAAGGTGCTCATACATTTAGCATACATGTTCACAGGTTAAATGTAGGTCCACCACCAAATATCTACCATACCTGATTGAGATAAaggatggaaaatgaagaaaggtaTCAAATATAGGctcattatcaaaattaaattgagaccATCAAAGGTGAAATGGCTAGACTAACAAATCTACTCGAATAAGTGTTAAGTACCAAGAGTGGAAATGGAACGCCTGCATCGCCTCTCATGGAAGCACCATTAGCTCATATCCCTCATACATCTATAAACGTGAGGGCagattcaacaacaaaaaaacattttatcccTATTGCCCTTATTCAGCTAACTCAACCTCTGATTATTATGGATTTGATAGTTGAAAGACCCTTTGATTATATAATTGTTGGTCCCTGCTCTAGAAGAGAAATTAAGAGAACTTGAAGGAATGATCTGACGACCCTGTACTAGCAATTAAAGTTTGCTTGGTTCTAAATATTATGGTGCCAAAATAGTTCAAAGTGCCAAACTTCATCAAGAATACCAAACTAAAATGTCAAAATTCTCATCTCCGGTTATACTACAACAAGATTGCTGAAGTTATCCATAATGACAAAATGTTAATCTATTTCTTTTAAGATAGTCTCATAGGGTCTGCCTTGAGTTGGTATATAAGACTATGATTTCTAAAATGATTATATGTTTGCTAAAATGACATGACAAATAAAATGGGGTGACCTAACAAATTTTGAACTCACACGAatttgaaccacacatcatagaGCTAAGCTTTAGCAGCATGCATATTGACTTGTAGTGGATTCAGTAGTTATGGACTcacaaatcatgattttttgcaAGCCCAAATCATTTTACTGGACAAGGTTAAAATTTATCAGTTCTTACtaaccttgcttgaaatgataaaagaccatttttatttattcctttcacaatttttaaaatatatatccttTACACTCTTAATTTAAGCCTATTAGAatctttcaaaaagaaactcTGACCTATATCACATTCCATATTGAGAACAAATGAGAAATGTTTGGTTGAAAGGATGAAGACAATGATAGACTCAATGGTGAAGGAAATGGTGAAAATGAAAGGTTGAAATGGGGCcaaaagtaggaaaaaaaaagtgaaaagaaaaggagaaaaagagaaaaaagagaggcacAATCAATGCCAAAAATTTGATGATTGAGGGCATGtgtgaaacaaaaaagaagggaaaaaaagggaaaaaagcaaaaaaaaaaaaaaaaacaagaagaagaagaagaataagaagaaataaGAAACAAAACTAAAGGGAAAACGCACCTAAAAGATCGAAAGACAAGAAAGTTTGAAATACCATATCTTTTAGTATCTATGATAGAGcctttttttaaggaaaataatattaagattatTATATCTTCAAATGATTAGATAAAAGATAGgttattcatcaaataaaaaattagagttgCTTTATGGTCTCTGTTAAGACAACAAAAATATGTAGTATCATAAGATAAATGATAAACAATGAGTTTTAGTCTTCTCTTTAAGTTTGAAATTAACAATGAAATGAATGACATGGCCATGGAGCTTCTTGAATCATTGATTGATTgagttaaaatttattattgaatagaTTGGCATAGTAATATGTCAATACCTTAATTGATAATAATGAGAGTTTTAATAATGAAAAGTCTTGTTAAGAGGGGTGACATGGTTATATGTCATTTCTTTTACAAAgacatcaaaagaaaaggagtgaaGTGAATAGTTTGTGGTGATCATAGGTtattgaaactttcaaacaccttttaagcatatgtatttttattttttcatagctATGACTTATAGTCAGCATTACGTGTttttaacaacattttttaatcaagcaagtgATTTGAACTTGATAAACAATGCTCTTAAAATGcgaagagcttttccataaagGTTACAACTTCATGAAAAGAGGCAATCTTTCCTAATGGGATATCGAGTCTTGACTCGAACCTTTTGGTGTTGAAATCTGCAAAAAGTCACTTCATTATGTGCCATTGAATGAtgtaccaaaaataaaattttaaaattaacacaaataactataaaaaagctaaacaaattgttttaatattacattgagtcaatttttattttcaaaatacaaaataatcaaaGGATTGCATGTATTGAATGATGTGTGTTAGGTCTTTGACtaagttaattttcaaaatactttcaaaaccaGTGTCCCTTTGGTTACATTTCAACAATGAGATAGGAATGAGCATGATATTTGAAAGTACATTATTAGATCTCGAGGGGAAGGTGGTTGTTTGAAAGCAAATGATCCATTGATGGGTCTCATAAAATCCTTTATGAAGATAGTACAAATAAGCTTGGTCAAATCAATTAATAATGctcaaatcaaaaaagaaaagtatgtTTCAATTGGAGGAAACTTTGTAATTGATTGACAATCTAAGATAAGGCCAACACCGGAAAAGCTTTTGTTAATTATTGGCAGGATGCACATATAGTTTTCAAACCTCACAATCAGGAAGAATTAGGTCAATCCTGCAATCATAAAGCACCAAATTCAAACCCTATAATTGAGAAATATTAGTTAAACCCTACAATCAGGAAAGAAAATGAGGAGAAATCTATTATTAGAAAattctcaagaaaataaaaagatcaaccATGTCATCAGGAAGAGTCTTCGGGTTAACCCTGcaatcaggaagcaccaagttttcaaaCCTCATGATTGAGAAGTATCAGAAATTTTGGTTTCGATTAAAGGTAATCACCAAATTG
This genomic interval from Populus alba chromosome 1, ASM523922v2, whole genome shotgun sequence contains the following:
- the LOC118042467 gene encoding subtilisin-like protease SBT3.5, with the translated sequence MGQGTIIGVIDSGVWPESRSFHDEGMGPVPSRWKGICQQGEHFKSCNCNRKIIGARWFVKGFQDQIHFNKTESREFMSPRDGDGHGTHTASTAAGNFVAKASYKGLATGLARGGAPLAHLAIYKVCWNIEDGGCTDADILKAFDKAIHDGVDILSLSVGNDIPLFSYVDMRNSIAIGSFHATSKGITVVCSAGNDGPISQTVANTAPWLTTVAASTIDRAFPTAITLGNNKTLRGQSITIGKHNHRFAGLTYSERIALDPMVPSQDCQPGSLNPTLAAGKIVLCLSKSDTQDMFSASGSVFQAGGVGLIYAQFHKDGIELCEWIPCVKVDYEVGTQILSYIRQARSPTAKLSFPKTVVGKRVSPRLASFSSRGPSSITPEVLKPDIAAPGVDILAAYTPATKDQGDSYEFLSGTSMACPHVSGIVALIKSLHPNWSPAAIRSALVTTASQTGTDGMKIFEEGSTRKEADPFDMGGGHVNPEKAAYPGLVYDTTTEEYIQYLCSIGYSSSSITRLTNAKINCMKKTNTRLNLNLPSITIPNLKTKVTVTRRVTNVGNVNSVYKAIVQAPIGISLAVEPQTLSFNRINKILSFRVTFLSSQKVQGEYRFGSLTWTDGEHFVRSPISVRATETSDY